From Pelotomaculum schinkii, the proteins below share one genomic window:
- the rsmA gene encoding 16S rRNA (adenine(1518)-N(6)/adenine(1519)-N(6))-dimethyltransferase RsmA, translating into MIQVASPAAVRSIMRRHNISCRKSLGQNFLVDLNIIQKILDSAELTLDDLVLEIGPGLGALTAQAAQSAGKVLAVEVDRGLLPVLAETLEGAGNVEVIEGDALKTDFDRLAGEKTGGLFGSGGKKYKLIANLPYYITSPLLMHLLMNRFNFSVAIVMVQREVAERLAAGPGAKQYGALSVAVQYFTESKILFKVPRTVFFPAPEVDSAVVRLSQRALPAVSVRDEKTFFKLVRAAFGRRRKTLLNSLDGSGLGPDKATWLKVLQRCGIDASRRGETLALAEFACLTGAYLDFCAGL; encoded by the coding sequence TTGATTCAGGTTGCTTCCCCGGCTGCCGTACGTTCTATTATGCGTCGCCACAATATATCCTGCCGCAAAAGCCTGGGGCAAAATTTCCTGGTGGATTTGAATATAATACAAAAGATACTGGATTCAGCTGAGTTAACGCTGGACGACCTGGTCCTTGAGATAGGCCCCGGACTGGGGGCGCTGACCGCACAGGCGGCCCAAAGCGCCGGCAAGGTATTGGCTGTGGAAGTGGACCGCGGCCTATTGCCGGTACTGGCGGAAACCTTGGAGGGCGCCGGGAATGTAGAGGTTATCGAAGGCGACGCCTTAAAGACAGACTTTGACCGGTTGGCAGGGGAAAAAACCGGTGGATTGTTTGGCAGCGGCGGGAAAAAATATAAGCTGATTGCCAATCTGCCGTATTACATTACCAGCCCGCTCTTAATGCATTTGCTGATGAACCGTTTTAACTTTTCTGTGGCCATAGTCATGGTCCAACGGGAAGTGGCTGAGCGCCTGGCAGCCGGGCCCGGCGCCAAGCAATACGGAGCGCTGAGTGTGGCTGTGCAGTATTTTACCGAGTCTAAAATCCTCTTTAAAGTGCCGCGTACCGTCTTCTTCCCGGCCCCGGAAGTAGATTCCGCGGTGGTCCGTTTGTCCCAAAGGGCCCTACCGGCTGTTTCCGTACGGGATGAGAAAACTTTCTTTAAATTGGTCAGGGCTGCTTTCGGCCGGCGCCGCAAGACCCTGCTGAATTCTCTGGATGGTTCCGGGCTCGGTCCGGACAAAGCAACCTGGCTTAAGGTTCTGCAGCGCTGTGGTATTGACGCCTCCCGGAGAGGTGAGACCTTGGCCCTGGCTGAATTTGCTTGCCTGACCGGGGCTTACCTGGATTTTTGCGCGGGTTTGTAA
- a CDS encoding ribonuclease H-like YkuK family protein, whose product MNFISPTRGRMGFNEMMTDIVNYIKGLPTSSYKIIIGSDSMVKTETCFITAVIVHRLGKGARYFYRKKIQRKIKSLRQKIFYETALSLEVGGLVHKYFADEGFVDLNVEIHIDVGVQGETKDLIREVVGMVTGSGFTAKIKPEAYGASSVADKHTK is encoded by the coding sequence ATGAATTTCATAAGCCCTACCAGGGGACGTATGGGCTTTAATGAGATGATGACAGATATTGTCAATTACATCAAAGGCCTGCCCACTTCTTCCTATAAAATCATTATCGGCTCCGACTCCATGGTAAAAACAGAAACCTGCTTCATTACGGCTGTTATCGTGCATCGCCTGGGCAAAGGAGCCCGCTATTTCTATCGTAAGAAAATTCAGCGCAAAATAAAAAGCCTGCGGCAAAAAATATTCTACGAAACAGCGCTCAGCCTGGAGGTGGGCGGGCTGGTCCATAAGTACTTTGCCGACGAGGGCTTTGTTGATTTAAACGTGGAAATACATATTGATGTAGGTGTGCAAGGCGAGACCAAAGACCTCATTCGCGAGGTCGTGGGCATGGTCACAGGGAGCGGCTTTACGGCTAAAATTAAGCCTGAGGCATACGGCGCCTCAAGCGTGGCGGATAAACACACCAAATAA
- a CDS encoding sulfite exporter TauE/SafE family protein, which produces MNWGMNFLIGLATGLFGGLVGIGGGVIMVPLMVGVLKMGQLKAHGTSLVALVFTGIAGAVTYALEGSVDIMASVLLASTAIFTARAGARYADALPEWKLKKSFGLFLLLITLLLLLKPYIPHIAEPATGWFKIIILLLTGAFTGFLSGMMGVGGGTIMVPAMVLLAGLPQYTAQGSSLLAMVPAGGVGAFTHWRLGNVNTSILAGLVPGIIIGTFFGSSFAHNLSEGVLRIIFAAVLTWSGIKYLRTPVTETVEENQ; this is translated from the coding sequence ATGAACTGGGGAATGAACTTTTTAATAGGATTGGCAACAGGGCTTTTCGGAGGGCTTGTCGGAATCGGCGGCGGTGTGATCATGGTCCCTCTGATGGTAGGCGTCCTCAAAATGGGCCAGCTTAAAGCACATGGCACAAGCCTTGTGGCGCTTGTCTTTACCGGAATAGCAGGGGCTGTCACTTACGCCTTGGAGGGTTCGGTGGACATAATGGCCTCTGTGCTTCTGGCGTCAACCGCCATTTTCACAGCCAGGGCCGGAGCGCGTTATGCCGATGCGCTTCCTGAATGGAAGCTTAAGAAGTCCTTTGGCTTATTTTTACTCCTGATCACCCTGCTGCTGTTACTGAAACCTTATATACCACATATCGCCGAACCAGCCACGGGATGGTTTAAAATTATTATCCTCTTATTGACCGGGGCTTTTACCGGCTTTCTCTCAGGGATGATGGGGGTCGGAGGAGGTACGATAATGGTGCCTGCCATGGTCCTTTTGGCCGGTTTACCTCAGTATACGGCGCAGGGCAGTTCCCTGCTCGCCATGGTCCCTGCCGGAGGGGTTGGCGCGTTCACCCATTGGCGTCTCGGAAACGTCAATACGAGTATCTTAGCGGGATTGGTCCCCGGCATCATAATCGGCACATTTTTTGGCAGTTCCTTCGCCCATAACCTTTCGGAAGGTGTTTTGCGTATCATATTCGCGGCCGTGCTGACCTGGTCAGGGATTAAGTACTTAAGAACGCCCGTTACCGAAACTGTTGAGGAGAATCAGTAA
- a CDS encoding branched-chain amino acid ABC transporter permease: MEHVMGQIINGLQLGFMYALIALGYTMVYGVVKLINFAHGDVFMVGAFVGYFGFSQWGMPVPVAVLTAMAVCAVLGVVIEKIAYRPLRYAPKIAALISALGMSLFLEYFCSLKFVFGPNYRVVQRPIEEVHWQLGGITVSNIQVMVMVTVILMLLLVQYMLFKTKTGMAMRTVSLDHDAARLMGVNVDSVISATFAIGSALAAAGGVLYAIAYPQIHPFMGIMPGLKAFTAAVLGGIGIVPGAVLGALIMGQVETLTAAFLSSQLRDAIAFGILILVLLVRPCGILGKTETEKV; the protein is encoded by the coding sequence TTGGAACATGTAATGGGGCAGATCATCAACGGTCTGCAACTCGGCTTTATGTACGCTTTGATTGCCCTGGGATACACCATGGTGTACGGGGTGGTTAAACTGATCAATTTTGCCCACGGCGACGTCTTCATGGTAGGCGCTTTTGTCGGTTATTTCGGCTTCAGCCAGTGGGGAATGCCGGTACCGGTGGCGGTCCTCACTGCTATGGCGGTTTGCGCCGTTCTCGGCGTGGTCATAGAAAAGATCGCGTACCGCCCACTCCGGTACGCTCCCAAAATCGCCGCACTAATCAGCGCCCTGGGCATGTCCCTTTTTTTAGAGTATTTTTGCAGTTTAAAATTCGTCTTTGGACCCAATTACCGGGTGGTCCAGCGCCCTATTGAAGAGGTCCACTGGCAATTGGGCGGCATCACCGTCTCGAATATCCAGGTTATGGTCATGGTCACGGTAATATTGATGCTGCTCCTGGTTCAGTACATGCTTTTCAAGACCAAAACCGGTATGGCCATGCGCACAGTGTCGCTTGACCACGACGCCGCCCGCCTGATGGGTGTTAATGTGGACAGCGTTATTTCTGCTACTTTTGCCATCGGTTCGGCCCTGGCCGCCGCCGGGGGTGTGCTTTACGCCATCGCCTATCCACAAATCCATCCGTTTATGGGCATTATGCCCGGCCTAAAGGCTTTTACCGCAGCGGTGCTGGGCGGGATCGGGATTGTCCCGGGTGCGGTTTTAGGCGCTTTAATCATGGGCCAGGTGGAAACCCTGACAGCCGCCTTTTTATCGTCCCAGTTGAGGGACGCTATCGCCTTCGGAATCCTGATTCTGGTATTACTGGTGCGGCCCTGCGGCATTCTGGGTAAAACCGAAACCGAGAAAGTTTAA
- a CDS encoding ABC transporter substrate-binding protein — MLTNKRILVLMILVLGLALVLTGCGGDNKATSTGEKVIKIGFIGPLTGDVKTFGESTKNGFLLALEQAGNKAGDYKIEYVTADDRNDATEAVNVATKLIAEDGVKAIVGSVTSRTTIAASELANDSKMVMITGTGTAPKVTVDDNAKRKDFIFRACFIDPFQGTVAAKFATETLKAKTAAILYDQSNDYTIGLAKFFNETFTQHGGKVLSMEAYGKDDVDFSAVLTNIAQQKPDILYLPDYYQKVSLIGKQAREKGIKAIFLGGDGWDSTELDYATMEGGYFTSHYSPDDPRPEVKTWVEAYKGKYNSVPDAFATLGYDATNMLINAIKTANSDDPAKIRDALQATKDYAAVTGKLSFDKDGNPIKPAVILQIKDGKQVYVTTVNP, encoded by the coding sequence ATGTTAACAAACAAGAGGATTCTGGTTTTAATGATTCTGGTACTGGGCCTGGCTCTGGTCCTCACGGGCTGCGGCGGCGACAATAAAGCTACCAGTACAGGCGAAAAGGTTATCAAAATCGGTTTCATCGGCCCCCTGACCGGTGACGTCAAAACTTTTGGCGAGTCAACCAAGAACGGCTTTTTATTGGCCCTGGAACAGGCCGGCAACAAGGCTGGCGATTATAAGATCGAATATGTGACCGCCGACGACCGCAACGATGCCACCGAGGCAGTTAACGTGGCAACCAAGCTGATTGCCGAGGACGGAGTCAAGGCTATTGTCGGCTCGGTTACCTCCAGGACCACCATCGCTGCCTCCGAACTGGCCAATGATAGCAAGATGGTCATGATTACCGGTACCGGCACAGCCCCCAAGGTTACTGTTGATGACAATGCCAAACGCAAAGACTTTATTTTCCGGGCCTGCTTTATCGACCCGTTCCAGGGTACCGTTGCAGCCAAGTTTGCTACTGAGACCCTTAAGGCCAAAACCGCGGCCATTTTATATGACCAGAGTAATGACTACACCATCGGGTTGGCCAAATTCTTTAACGAAACCTTCACCCAACACGGCGGTAAGGTTCTGTCCATGGAAGCTTATGGCAAGGACGATGTGGACTTTTCTGCAGTCCTGACCAATATAGCTCAGCAGAAGCCTGATATTCTCTACCTCCCCGATTACTACCAGAAAGTCAGTCTGATTGGCAAGCAAGCCCGGGAAAAGGGTATCAAAGCTATCTTCCTGGGCGGTGACGGCTGGGATTCCACGGAACTCGACTATGCCACCATGGAAGGCGGCTATTTCACCAGCCACTACTCCCCCGACGATCCCCGTCCGGAAGTCAAAACCTGGGTAGAGGCATACAAGGGCAAATACAACTCTGTACCTGATGCCTTTGCCACTCTCGGTTATGACGCGACCAACATGCTCATAAACGCCATTAAGACTGCCAACAGTGATGACCCTGCCAAAATCAGGGACGCACTGCAAGCAACCAAGGACTATGCCGCAGTAACCGGTAAGCTTAGTTTCGATAAGGACGGCAACCCCATTAAGCCGGCTGTAATTCTACAAATCAAAGATGGTAAGCAAGTCTATGTGACCACTGTAAACCCGTAG
- a CDS encoding ubiquitin-like domain-containing protein, giving the protein MNWYGWLRLGSQKENNKDRDPGKRGAFFLRAVVGAVIIALMFCGYTWAQKSVVVLVDGNEKAVRTFSGTVGSLLKAQKISLLEKDEVIPAPETPLQEGMVVTVNRAVDFNLVVDGSASPARTRGRTVGDILFEFGINLGPEDEVSPGVEEPVLPGMQVQVARVRTVTEESEVPINYETKKQYTVKLEEGATRVVREGQDGTERQTWQVVYRDGNEVSRQLVSREVITPPVDRQILVGSGMVVSRGGENIRYSDVRQMVASGYTYTGYNTASGVPPHYGVMAVDTSVIPFGTRVYVEGYGYATARDRGGAIRGNRIDLFFESESEARRWGLRTVKVYFFE; this is encoded by the coding sequence ATGAATTGGTACGGATGGCTGAGGTTGGGAAGTCAAAAGGAAAATAACAAAGACAGGGACCCCGGTAAGCGGGGCGCTTTTTTCCTCCGGGCTGTTGTTGGCGCCGTTATTATCGCGCTTATGTTCTGCGGTTACACCTGGGCTCAAAAGTCCGTGGTGGTACTGGTTGACGGGAATGAGAAAGCGGTCCGGACTTTTTCGGGTACAGTGGGAAGTCTTCTGAAAGCCCAGAAGATCTCTTTGCTCGAAAAGGATGAAGTGATTCCAGCTCCCGAAACACCTTTGCAAGAAGGTATGGTGGTTACGGTCAACCGAGCGGTTGATTTCAACCTGGTCGTTGACGGAAGCGCATCGCCTGCCAGAACCAGGGGACGGACAGTAGGAGATATTCTTTTTGAGTTTGGCATCAACCTTGGACCCGAGGACGAGGTCTCCCCGGGCGTAGAAGAGCCTGTGCTCCCTGGCATGCAGGTCCAGGTGGCCAGGGTACGCACTGTTACCGAGGAGAGCGAAGTACCAATCAATTATGAAACGAAAAAGCAGTATACCGTCAAGCTGGAAGAAGGCGCTACCCGGGTGGTCCGGGAAGGACAGGACGGAACCGAGCGCCAAACCTGGCAGGTGGTGTACAGGGATGGTAATGAGGTCAGCCGCCAGTTGGTTTCACGGGAGGTAATAACTCCTCCGGTAGACAGGCAGATTTTGGTCGGAAGCGGGATGGTGGTGTCGCGGGGCGGTGAAAACATCAGGTACTCTGATGTTAGACAGATGGTGGCTTCGGGTTATACCTACACCGGCTACAACACCGCCTCGGGAGTACCTCCCCATTACGGGGTAATGGCGGTTGACACATCGGTGATTCCTTTCGGTACCAGAGTGTATGTGGAAGGATACGGTTACGCAACTGCCCGGGACCGCGGGGGCGCTATCAGGGGCAACCGGATTGACCTCTTCTTTGAATCGGAAAGTGAAGCCAGGAGATGGGGTTTACGGACCGTAAAGGTTTATTTCTTCGAATAA